The following are from one region of the Nicotiana tabacum cultivar K326 chromosome 3, ASM71507v2, whole genome shotgun sequence genome:
- the LOC107759322 gene encoding uncharacterized protein LOC107759322 isoform X1 encodes MIYVDGRKGLVLEFGIKAEMKETKIEEGDACNDSTVDPDIALSYIDEKLQDVLGHFQKDFEDGVSSENLGSKFGGYGSFLPTYQRSPSWSCTPGNMRLEGGRRSSVASSSTSLSGRPTAASAYSAVVPAPKAQTANGKTNSAIPPAHEKVPSLKSEIVKKPTYLSDQKAPKLHIGVGIENLSTQKKAEIYSGLGLDVSPSSSPDDSSIYGEGLSHDLGDSRYESPTSILQIMTSYPMHEGLLLSPLSDDLICLTEKGRFWGKCGSERMIKGSFETSVALVNGTHYANRKASEAGKWKSYDKDVLANGYGNDNQNRSGVQSKEVDVDVITREELVSKALKLPLIETKFHVVQSTEVLKEVSIADFVESKSKKTPCRDTRLSGSGSEDMKKNHAGDRYRDFFGDMEADDDNDETGVHEIPSPEMLKDSDAVGKKSLVEHNSSIKERVNVTKTEKPYSSGEYPISASNGSTSPDALRASQENQNLGVQVIESSRTKRYGSKASSSGTKQDCSHSSDHVILNHEEKRRRKSKEKRIFLDNHSDGGTKNAKMRNMSEEDSDVSSKKIKRDDVHRESGTKLKANTMVSGYAAHQDADINADRLRQTSQYVCKTENSDQGSDKERKNDHQYQNSAPVSNGRRGSSSRHKDKNRAPKYDSDQCMTKDPDILSLSSDQMPLDEEKMTPGKNKFQEKSGISSDRLKKSSKKDPSGKLLDKNVKGDNQLRIVHHDDAEVGLDVTSHLDKRHEAVPDRDDHRSSKKHVSNKSEQIEVSPKSPLTRDQNETAVFKEPVPGSERENGANLVIVDAFERERSNNSRQGKKAKSHHGKLPNSTAHKVRDVDVPSPVRKDSSSQAATNAIKEATNLKHLADRLKNSGSSESTGIYFQAALKFLHGASLLELDSTNHGELNQSRRIYSSTAKLCQFCAYEYEKMKDMAAAALAYKCMEVAYMRVIYSSQSDANRYRNELQTALQILPPGESPFSSVSDVDNLNNPTMVDKAALAKVVGSPQVAGTHVVSARNGSSFMRLINLAQEVNFAMEASRKSRVAYAAVIPGPGDSQCKEGALSVKKALDYNFQDVDGLLRLVRVAMETISH; translated from the exons ATGATTTATGTAGATGGAAGAAAGGGGTTAGTTTTAGAATTTGGTATTAAAGCAGAGATGAAGGAGACTAAGATTGAAGAGGGAGATGCTTGTAATGATTCAACAGTTGACCCTGATATTGCACTCTCCTATATT GATGAGAAACTCCAAGATGTTTTGGGACATTTTCAAAAGGATTTTGAGGATGGAGTTTCATCTGAGAACTTGG GGTCAAAATTTGGTGGATATGGTTCATTTTTACCTACCTATCAGCGTTCACCTTCTTGGTCTTGTACACCGGGCAATATGCGCCTAGAG GGTGGTCGGCGATCCTCAGTAGCGTCATCATCCACTTCTCTATCAGGAAGGCCCACAGCAGCTTCTGCCTATTCGGCAGTAGTACCTGCACCGAAGGCTCAAACAGCTAACGGGAAAACAAATTCAGCTATTCCACCTGCTCACGAAAAAGTCCCCTCTTTGAAAAGTGAAATAGTCAAGAAGCCGACATATCTATCAGACCAGAAAGCTCCCAAGTTGCATATCGGAGTTGGTATTGAAAATTTGTCAACCCAAAAGAAAGCTGAAATCTACAGTGGGCTTGGTCTTGATGTCTCTCCGTCATCATCGCCGGATGATAGCTCGATATATGGTGAGGGGTTATCCCATGACCTTGGGGATTCCCGATATGAATCTCCAACAAGTATACTTCAG ATTATGACCTCATATCCAATGCATGAAGGCCTATTATTATCACCGCTTTCGGATGATTTGATTTGCTTGACTGAAAAAGGGAGGTTCTGGGGGAAATGTGGATCTGAACGTATGATCAAGGGAAGCTTTGAAACTTCCGTTGCATTAGTAAATGGAACTCATTATGCAAATAGGAAAGCTTCAGAAGCTGGGAAATGGAAATCTTACGATAAAGATGTTTTAGCAAATGGCTATGGCAATGACAATCAAAATCGTAGTGGTGTGCAATCAAAGGAGGTTGATGTAGACGTTATCACCcgtgaagaacttgtttctaaGGCATTGAAGCTCCCTCTTATCGAAACTAAGTTTCACGTTGTTCAAAGCACAGAGGTCTTAAAAGAAGTTTCCATCGCTGATTTCGTGGAATCTAAGAGTAAGAAAACCCCTTGTAGAGACACTCGCTTGTCCGGAAGTGGTTCGGAGGACATGAAAAAGAACCATGCCGGAGATAGGTACAGAGACTTCTTCGGGGACATGGAAGCTGATGACGACAATGATGAAACTGGTGTACATGAAATTCCTTCACCAGAAATGCTGAAGGATTCTGATGCTGTCGGTAAGAAAAGTTTAGTTGAACATAACAGCTCGATAAAGGAAAGAGTTAACGTTACAAAAACCGAGAAACCATATTCATCTGGGGAGTATCCTATATCGGCTTCAAATGGATCAACTTCCCCTGATGCTTTGCGCGCCAGCCAAGAGAACCAGAATCTTGGTGTACAAGTTATCGAATCTAGTCGGACAAAAAGATATGGATCAAAAGCTTCGTCAAGTGGAACTAAACAAGATTGCTCACACTCTTCCGACCACGTCATACTGAACCACGAGGAGAAGAGGAGACGTAAAAGCAAAGAGAAGAGAATTTTTCTTGACAACCATTCTGATGGAG GTACAAAGAATGCAAAGATGAGGAACATGAGTGAGGAGGATTCAGATGTATCGTCTAAAAAAATTAAACGAGATGATGTCCATCGTGAATCAGGTACAAAACTCAAAGCAAATACCATGGTTTCTGGTTATGCAGCTCATCAAGATGCTGACATAAATGCAGATCGATTACGTCAAACTAGCCAATATGTTTGCAAGACGGAAAACTCAGATCAAGGATCTGATAAGGAGAGAAAGAATGACCATCAGTATCAGAACAGTGCGCCAGTCTCAAATGGTAGACGAGGTTCCTCGTCACGGCATAAAGACAAGAATCGGGCTCCAAAATACGATTCTGACCAATGTATGACCAAAGATCCTGATATTTTAAGTTTATCTTCAGATCAAATGCCATTGGATGAGGAGAAAATGACTCCAGGAAAAAACAAGTTTCAGGAGAAATCTGGTATTAGTTCTGATAGATTAAAAAAGAGTTCCAAGAAGGATCCTTCTGGAAAATTATTGGACAAAAATGTTAAAGGAGACAATCAATTAAGAATTGTTCATCACGATGACGCAGAAGTTGGATTGGATGTTACATCCCACCTGGATAAAAGGCACGAGGCAGTACCTGATCGAGATGATCATAGATCATCTAAGAAGCATGTTTCCAACAAAAGCGAGCAGATTGAAGTCTCTCCCAAGTCTCCATTAACAAGAGATCAGAATGAGACAGCTGTATTTAAAGAGCCGGTTCCTGGATCCGAAAGGGAAAATGGGGCAAATCTTGTTATAGTTGATGCTTTTGAAAGGGAAAGGTCAAATAATTCACGACAGGGTAAAAAAGCTAAAAGCCACCATGGAAAACTACCTAATAGTACTGCTCATAAGGTCAGGGATGTAGATGTTCCAAGCCCTGTTCGGAAGGATTCGTCGAGTCAAGCTGCTACAAATGCCATAAAAGAAGCCACAAACCTTAAACACCTGGCAGATCGCCTCAAG AATTCTGGATCAAGTGAAAGCACGGGTATCTATTTCCAAGCGGCACTAAAGTTTCTCCATGGCGCCTCCTTACTAGAATTAGACAGCACTAACCATGGTGAATTGAACCAGTCAAGGAGAATCTATAGCAGCACTGCGAAACTCTGCCA GTTTTGTGCTTATGAATATGAGAAAATGAAAGACATGGCTGCTGCTGCACTTGCTTATAAATGCATGGAAGTTGCATACATGCGAGTAATTTATTCTTCACAGTCCGATGCAAATCGATACAGAAATGAGTTACAAACAGCTCTACAAATTCTTCCTCCAG gtgagtctcctttctctTCTGTCTCTGATGTTGACAATTTGAACAATCCAACAATGGTAGACAAGGCTGCATTGGCAAAAGTTGTTGGTTCTCCTCAAGTAGCTGGAACTCATGTTGTCTCAGCAAGAAATGGTTCTAGCTTCATGCGGCTAATCAACTTG GCTCAGGAAGTTAATTTTGCGATGGAGGCGTCCAGGAAATCACGTGTTGCTTATGCAGCTGTTATTCCAGGGCCTGGAGATTCACAATGTAAAGAGGGTGCATTATCCGTTAAGAAGGCTCTTGATTACAACTTCCAGGACGTGGACGGATTGTTACGTCTTGTGCGTGTCGCCATGGAAACTATCAGCCATTAG
- the LOC107759322 gene encoding uncharacterized protein LOC107759322 isoform X6, giving the protein MIYVDGRKGLVLEFGIKAEMKETKIEEGDACNDSTVDPDIALSYIDEKLQDVLGHFQKDFEDGVSSENLGSKFGGYGSFLPTYQRSPSWSCTPGNMRLEGGRRSSVASSSTSLSGRPTAASAYSAVVPAPKAQTANGKTNSAIPPAHEKVPSLKSEIVKKPTYLSDQKAPKLHIGVGIENLSTQKKAEIYSGLGLDVSPSSSPDDSSIYGEGLSHDLGDSRYESPTSILQIMTSYPMHEGLLLSPLSDDLICLTEKGRFWGKCGSERMIKGSFETSVALVNGTHYANRKASEAGKWKSYDKDVLANGYGNDNQNRSGVQSKEVDVDVITREELVSKALKLPLIETKFHVVQSTEVLKEVSIADFVESKSKKTPCRDTRLSGSGSEDMKKNHAGDRYRDFFGDMEADDDNDETGVHEIPSPEMLKDSDAVGKKSLVEHNSSIKERVNVTKTEKPYSSGEYPISASNGSTSPDALRASQENQNLGVQVIESSRTKRYGSKASSSGTKQDCSHSSDHVILNHEEKRRRKSKEKRIFLDNHSDGGTKNAKMRNMSEEDSDVSSKKIKRDDVHRESGTKLKANTMVSGYAAHQDADINADRLRQTSQYVCKTENSDQGSDKERKNDHQYQNSAPVSNGRRGSSSRHKDKNRAPKYDSDQCMTKDPDILSLSSDQMPLDEEKMTPGKNKFQEKSGISSDRLKKSSKKDPSGKLLDKNVKGDNQLRIVHHDDAEVGLDVTSHLDKRHEAVPDRDDHRSSKKHVSNKSEQIEVSPKSPLTRDQNETAVFKEPVPGSERENGANLVIVDAFERERSNNSRQGKKAKSHHGKLPNSTAHKVRDVDVPSPVRKDSSSQAATNAIKEATNLKHLADRLKNSGSSESTGIYFQAALKFLHGASLLELDSTNHGELNQSRRIYSSTAKLCQNRLL; this is encoded by the exons ATGATTTATGTAGATGGAAGAAAGGGGTTAGTTTTAGAATTTGGTATTAAAGCAGAGATGAAGGAGACTAAGATTGAAGAGGGAGATGCTTGTAATGATTCAACAGTTGACCCTGATATTGCACTCTCCTATATT GATGAGAAACTCCAAGATGTTTTGGGACATTTTCAAAAGGATTTTGAGGATGGAGTTTCATCTGAGAACTTGG GGTCAAAATTTGGTGGATATGGTTCATTTTTACCTACCTATCAGCGTTCACCTTCTTGGTCTTGTACACCGGGCAATATGCGCCTAGAG GGTGGTCGGCGATCCTCAGTAGCGTCATCATCCACTTCTCTATCAGGAAGGCCCACAGCAGCTTCTGCCTATTCGGCAGTAGTACCTGCACCGAAGGCTCAAACAGCTAACGGGAAAACAAATTCAGCTATTCCACCTGCTCACGAAAAAGTCCCCTCTTTGAAAAGTGAAATAGTCAAGAAGCCGACATATCTATCAGACCAGAAAGCTCCCAAGTTGCATATCGGAGTTGGTATTGAAAATTTGTCAACCCAAAAGAAAGCTGAAATCTACAGTGGGCTTGGTCTTGATGTCTCTCCGTCATCATCGCCGGATGATAGCTCGATATATGGTGAGGGGTTATCCCATGACCTTGGGGATTCCCGATATGAATCTCCAACAAGTATACTTCAG ATTATGACCTCATATCCAATGCATGAAGGCCTATTATTATCACCGCTTTCGGATGATTTGATTTGCTTGACTGAAAAAGGGAGGTTCTGGGGGAAATGTGGATCTGAACGTATGATCAAGGGAAGCTTTGAAACTTCCGTTGCATTAGTAAATGGAACTCATTATGCAAATAGGAAAGCTTCAGAAGCTGGGAAATGGAAATCTTACGATAAAGATGTTTTAGCAAATGGCTATGGCAATGACAATCAAAATCGTAGTGGTGTGCAATCAAAGGAGGTTGATGTAGACGTTATCACCcgtgaagaacttgtttctaaGGCATTGAAGCTCCCTCTTATCGAAACTAAGTTTCACGTTGTTCAAAGCACAGAGGTCTTAAAAGAAGTTTCCATCGCTGATTTCGTGGAATCTAAGAGTAAGAAAACCCCTTGTAGAGACACTCGCTTGTCCGGAAGTGGTTCGGAGGACATGAAAAAGAACCATGCCGGAGATAGGTACAGAGACTTCTTCGGGGACATGGAAGCTGATGACGACAATGATGAAACTGGTGTACATGAAATTCCTTCACCAGAAATGCTGAAGGATTCTGATGCTGTCGGTAAGAAAAGTTTAGTTGAACATAACAGCTCGATAAAGGAAAGAGTTAACGTTACAAAAACCGAGAAACCATATTCATCTGGGGAGTATCCTATATCGGCTTCAAATGGATCAACTTCCCCTGATGCTTTGCGCGCCAGCCAAGAGAACCAGAATCTTGGTGTACAAGTTATCGAATCTAGTCGGACAAAAAGATATGGATCAAAAGCTTCGTCAAGTGGAACTAAACAAGATTGCTCACACTCTTCCGACCACGTCATACTGAACCACGAGGAGAAGAGGAGACGTAAAAGCAAAGAGAAGAGAATTTTTCTTGACAACCATTCTGATGGAG GTACAAAGAATGCAAAGATGAGGAACATGAGTGAGGAGGATTCAGATGTATCGTCTAAAAAAATTAAACGAGATGATGTCCATCGTGAATCAGGTACAAAACTCAAAGCAAATACCATGGTTTCTGGTTATGCAGCTCATCAAGATGCTGACATAAATGCAGATCGATTACGTCAAACTAGCCAATATGTTTGCAAGACGGAAAACTCAGATCAAGGATCTGATAAGGAGAGAAAGAATGACCATCAGTATCAGAACAGTGCGCCAGTCTCAAATGGTAGACGAGGTTCCTCGTCACGGCATAAAGACAAGAATCGGGCTCCAAAATACGATTCTGACCAATGTATGACCAAAGATCCTGATATTTTAAGTTTATCTTCAGATCAAATGCCATTGGATGAGGAGAAAATGACTCCAGGAAAAAACAAGTTTCAGGAGAAATCTGGTATTAGTTCTGATAGATTAAAAAAGAGTTCCAAGAAGGATCCTTCTGGAAAATTATTGGACAAAAATGTTAAAGGAGACAATCAATTAAGAATTGTTCATCACGATGACGCAGAAGTTGGATTGGATGTTACATCCCACCTGGATAAAAGGCACGAGGCAGTACCTGATCGAGATGATCATAGATCATCTAAGAAGCATGTTTCCAACAAAAGCGAGCAGATTGAAGTCTCTCCCAAGTCTCCATTAACAAGAGATCAGAATGAGACAGCTGTATTTAAAGAGCCGGTTCCTGGATCCGAAAGGGAAAATGGGGCAAATCTTGTTATAGTTGATGCTTTTGAAAGGGAAAGGTCAAATAATTCACGACAGGGTAAAAAAGCTAAAAGCCACCATGGAAAACTACCTAATAGTACTGCTCATAAGGTCAGGGATGTAGATGTTCCAAGCCCTGTTCGGAAGGATTCGTCGAGTCAAGCTGCTACAAATGCCATAAAAGAAGCCACAAACCTTAAACACCTGGCAGATCGCCTCAAG AATTCTGGATCAAGTGAAAGCACGGGTATCTATTTCCAAGCGGCACTAAAGTTTCTCCATGGCGCCTCCTTACTAGAATTAGACAGCACTAACCATGGTGAATTGAACCAGTCAAGGAGAATCTATAGCAGCACTGCGAAACTCTGCCA AAATCGGTTGTTATAA
- the LOC107759322 gene encoding uncharacterized protein LOC107759322 isoform X4: MIYVDGRKGLVLEFGIKAEMKETKIEEGDACNDSTVDPDIALSYIDEKLQDVLGHFQKDFEDGVSSENLGSKFGGYGSFLPTYQRSPSWSCTPGNMRLEGGRRSSVASSSTSLSGRPTAASAYSAVVPAPKAQTANGKTNSAIPPAHEKVPSLKSEIVKKPTYLSDQKAPKLHIGVGIENLSTQKKAEIYSGLGLDVSPSSSPDDSSIYGEGLSHDLGDSRYESPTSILQIMTSYPMHEGLLLSPLSDDLICLTEKGRFWGKCGSERMIKGSFETSVALVNGTHYANRKASEAGKWKSYDKDVLANGYGNDNQNRSGVQSKEVDVDVITREELVSKALKLPLIETKFHVVQSTEVLKEVSIADFVESKSKKTPCRDTRLSGSGSEDMKKNHAGDRYRDFFGDMEADDDNDETGVHEIPSPEMLKDSDAVGKKSLVEHNSSIKERVNVTKTEKPYSSGEYPISASNGSTSPDALRASQENQNLGVQVIESSRTKRYGSKASSSGTKQDCSHSSDHVILNHEEKRRRKSKEKRIFLDNHSDGGTKNAKMRNMSEEDSDVSSKKIKRDDVHRESDRLRQTSQYVCKTENSDQGSDKERKNDHQYQNSAPVSNGRRGSSSRHKDKNRAPKYDSDQCMTKDPDILSLSSDQMPLDEEKMTPGKNKFQEKSGISSDRLKKSSKKDPSGKLLDKNVKGDNQLRIVHHDDAEVGLDVTSHLDKRHEAVPDRDDHRSSKKHVSNKSEQIEVSPKSPLTRDQNETAVFKEPVPGSERENGANLVIVDAFERERSNNSRQGKKAKSHHGKLPNSTAHKVRDVDVPSPVRKDSSSQAATNAIKEATNLKHLADRLKNSGSSESTGIYFQAALKFLHGASLLELDSTNHGELNQSRRIYSSTAKLCQFCAYEYEKMKDMAAAALAYKCMEVAYMRVIYSSQSDANRYRNELQTALQILPPDKAALAKVVGSPQVAGTHVVSARNGSSFMRLINLAQEVNFAMEASRKSRVAYAAVIPGPGDSQCKEGALSVKKALDYNFQDVDGLLRLVRVAMETISH; encoded by the exons ATGATTTATGTAGATGGAAGAAAGGGGTTAGTTTTAGAATTTGGTATTAAAGCAGAGATGAAGGAGACTAAGATTGAAGAGGGAGATGCTTGTAATGATTCAACAGTTGACCCTGATATTGCACTCTCCTATATT GATGAGAAACTCCAAGATGTTTTGGGACATTTTCAAAAGGATTTTGAGGATGGAGTTTCATCTGAGAACTTGG GGTCAAAATTTGGTGGATATGGTTCATTTTTACCTACCTATCAGCGTTCACCTTCTTGGTCTTGTACACCGGGCAATATGCGCCTAGAG GGTGGTCGGCGATCCTCAGTAGCGTCATCATCCACTTCTCTATCAGGAAGGCCCACAGCAGCTTCTGCCTATTCGGCAGTAGTACCTGCACCGAAGGCTCAAACAGCTAACGGGAAAACAAATTCAGCTATTCCACCTGCTCACGAAAAAGTCCCCTCTTTGAAAAGTGAAATAGTCAAGAAGCCGACATATCTATCAGACCAGAAAGCTCCCAAGTTGCATATCGGAGTTGGTATTGAAAATTTGTCAACCCAAAAGAAAGCTGAAATCTACAGTGGGCTTGGTCTTGATGTCTCTCCGTCATCATCGCCGGATGATAGCTCGATATATGGTGAGGGGTTATCCCATGACCTTGGGGATTCCCGATATGAATCTCCAACAAGTATACTTCAG ATTATGACCTCATATCCAATGCATGAAGGCCTATTATTATCACCGCTTTCGGATGATTTGATTTGCTTGACTGAAAAAGGGAGGTTCTGGGGGAAATGTGGATCTGAACGTATGATCAAGGGAAGCTTTGAAACTTCCGTTGCATTAGTAAATGGAACTCATTATGCAAATAGGAAAGCTTCAGAAGCTGGGAAATGGAAATCTTACGATAAAGATGTTTTAGCAAATGGCTATGGCAATGACAATCAAAATCGTAGTGGTGTGCAATCAAAGGAGGTTGATGTAGACGTTATCACCcgtgaagaacttgtttctaaGGCATTGAAGCTCCCTCTTATCGAAACTAAGTTTCACGTTGTTCAAAGCACAGAGGTCTTAAAAGAAGTTTCCATCGCTGATTTCGTGGAATCTAAGAGTAAGAAAACCCCTTGTAGAGACACTCGCTTGTCCGGAAGTGGTTCGGAGGACATGAAAAAGAACCATGCCGGAGATAGGTACAGAGACTTCTTCGGGGACATGGAAGCTGATGACGACAATGATGAAACTGGTGTACATGAAATTCCTTCACCAGAAATGCTGAAGGATTCTGATGCTGTCGGTAAGAAAAGTTTAGTTGAACATAACAGCTCGATAAAGGAAAGAGTTAACGTTACAAAAACCGAGAAACCATATTCATCTGGGGAGTATCCTATATCGGCTTCAAATGGATCAACTTCCCCTGATGCTTTGCGCGCCAGCCAAGAGAACCAGAATCTTGGTGTACAAGTTATCGAATCTAGTCGGACAAAAAGATATGGATCAAAAGCTTCGTCAAGTGGAACTAAACAAGATTGCTCACACTCTTCCGACCACGTCATACTGAACCACGAGGAGAAGAGGAGACGTAAAAGCAAAGAGAAGAGAATTTTTCTTGACAACCATTCTGATGGAG GTACAAAGAATGCAAAGATGAGGAACATGAGTGAGGAGGATTCAGATGTATCGTCTAAAAAAATTAAACGAGATGATGTCCATCGTGAATCAG ATCGATTACGTCAAACTAGCCAATATGTTTGCAAGACGGAAAACTCAGATCAAGGATCTGATAAGGAGAGAAAGAATGACCATCAGTATCAGAACAGTGCGCCAGTCTCAAATGGTAGACGAGGTTCCTCGTCACGGCATAAAGACAAGAATCGGGCTCCAAAATACGATTCTGACCAATGTATGACCAAAGATCCTGATATTTTAAGTTTATCTTCAGATCAAATGCCATTGGATGAGGAGAAAATGACTCCAGGAAAAAACAAGTTTCAGGAGAAATCTGGTATTAGTTCTGATAGATTAAAAAAGAGTTCCAAGAAGGATCCTTCTGGAAAATTATTGGACAAAAATGTTAAAGGAGACAATCAATTAAGAATTGTTCATCACGATGACGCAGAAGTTGGATTGGATGTTACATCCCACCTGGATAAAAGGCACGAGGCAGTACCTGATCGAGATGATCATAGATCATCTAAGAAGCATGTTTCCAACAAAAGCGAGCAGATTGAAGTCTCTCCCAAGTCTCCATTAACAAGAGATCAGAATGAGACAGCTGTATTTAAAGAGCCGGTTCCTGGATCCGAAAGGGAAAATGGGGCAAATCTTGTTATAGTTGATGCTTTTGAAAGGGAAAGGTCAAATAATTCACGACAGGGTAAAAAAGCTAAAAGCCACCATGGAAAACTACCTAATAGTACTGCTCATAAGGTCAGGGATGTAGATGTTCCAAGCCCTGTTCGGAAGGATTCGTCGAGTCAAGCTGCTACAAATGCCATAAAAGAAGCCACAAACCTTAAACACCTGGCAGATCGCCTCAAG AATTCTGGATCAAGTGAAAGCACGGGTATCTATTTCCAAGCGGCACTAAAGTTTCTCCATGGCGCCTCCTTACTAGAATTAGACAGCACTAACCATGGTGAATTGAACCAGTCAAGGAGAATCTATAGCAGCACTGCGAAACTCTGCCA GTTTTGTGCTTATGAATATGAGAAAATGAAAGACATGGCTGCTGCTGCACTTGCTTATAAATGCATGGAAGTTGCATACATGCGAGTAATTTATTCTTCACAGTCCGATGCAAATCGATACAGAAATGAGTTACAAACAGCTCTACAAATTCTTCCTCCAG ACAAGGCTGCATTGGCAAAAGTTGTTGGTTCTCCTCAAGTAGCTGGAACTCATGTTGTCTCAGCAAGAAATGGTTCTAGCTTCATGCGGCTAATCAACTTG GCTCAGGAAGTTAATTTTGCGATGGAGGCGTCCAGGAAATCACGTGTTGCTTATGCAGCTGTTATTCCAGGGCCTGGAGATTCACAATGTAAAGAGGGTGCATTATCCGTTAAGAAGGCTCTTGATTACAACTTCCAGGACGTGGACGGATTGTTACGTCTTGTGCGTGTCGCCATGGAAACTATCAGCCATTAG